The region GGTTGCGATCATTATAGGGGCGCTGCTAGGTTCATTATTGTCTGGAATTAAAGAGAATATGCGGGTTACTGTGATGCAGGGGATCGCATTGGCCGTTTTCGTATTAGGGCTTCAGATGGGCATGTCGTCTAAGAACTTTTTGTTGGTAATCGCAAGTCTTGTCATAGGAAGTATCTTGGGAGAATGGTGGAGAATTGAAGAGCGGCTTCAATCGGTAGGCACTTGGCTGGAGCGGCGCGTAGGAAGTAAAGGAAAGGGGAGCATATCCACTGCGTTTGTAACGACTACACTGGTTTATTGTGTAGGTGCTATGGCGATATTAGGTTCGCTCGACAGCGGACTTAGAGGAGATCATCAAGTATTGTTTACGAAAGCCATGCTGGATGGATTCTCAGCGATTATTTTTGCATCTGCTTTAGGAATAGGCGTGATCTTTTCGGCTATCCCTGTATTCCTATATCAAGGTATTTTGTCATTGAGCGCATCGTTTATTTATCAGATTGTTGATGAGAAGATGTTGATGCTGATCGTTGATGAGATTACGGCTACGGGCGGTATTATGATTATGGCCATTGCGATTAACCTACTGGATCTTAAAAAGATTCGGATTGCTAATATGCTGCCTGCGCTGCTCATCGTATCCATCGGAGTTCCTCTTATAGAGAAGTGGCCTGCTATACAACGCTGGATTGAGAATATACTATAACGCAAGAGAAGAGCATATGTTTCACTGCCTGGCAAAGCAACAAGTCATTAGCGGTGAATCATATGCTCCTTTTTTATTCCGTTGCTCTGTGATAAAACGAATTAGCGTGTAGCTTATGCATATAACGAGGGGCAGAGTCTTTTGCTTGAGAAATAGCGTTATATAATGAATTGGCAATGACTTCACCCATCTTCATCACAACGCTCAGACGTGTATTTTGCAGAACAAAATACTCCATAAATCCACCAATGTTTACGATTCCAGTAATATGAAACGTACCGACTTCAGGCAATTGCTTTTTTACACCTGCTCCTGGTTTAATGGGGCCGTGTGCTACAGAAATCTTACCGACGCTGTTGAGTTGTCCAAGACAGGCGTCTATGGCAATAATAAGTGGATTGGCATGATTTTTCTTCACATAATCAATCGTCTCTTGAAGATTAACGGCATGTACAGGGGAATCAAGGGTGCCATAAATGGATACGTTATTTGGATACAGGCGCTCTAAATTCGATCCGACAATAGGACCCAGGGCATCTCCGGTTGAGCGGTCCGTTCCAATACAGAAAACGACAAGCTCAGGATGTCCGCGATAGACGCGGATCCGCTGTTGAAGGTGCTGGCTTAATAGTTCGGTGGCTTGTTCCTCTGAATGGTCAATACGAAACGGATTGGGCGGGTACATTTGTACCGTATTGTTGTCGTTCACCATGCGTACCTCCCGTAAAAAAAGAATGTTATCAGTATACGTCGAAATTTCGAAAAATATACTACAGTATTACTTTATTCAGAGGCCGGAGAAAAAGGGACAAATTCAGTTTTGCTTCTTAAAATGATTTTATTAGTGTTTATACCACTTGCTCGCTTGTATGACACAGAGTAAAGTGCATTTGGTATATGACGGGACAATCAATTTCTGCTATATTTTTGTACAGAGTATGATAGATACGTGATAAAGGAGATAAGCATGCATACATGTATTCTTATTGCATTTGACTCCACCCAGCAGGCGCTGCGAGCAGAAATGCTGCTTGAATACGCAGATATTGATGTGGATACGAGACCGACACCAAAGGAAATTACGGCGGGCTGTGCGCTGTCCATTGATATTCCCGCAGCAGATTTTTCCGTTGCCAGCCGCATAATTAGAGATGAAAAGGTAGAGATAAAAGGGTATTATCATATGGTAGAAGGTATGTATGAGCCTTTTGTCAAACAGGAAGAAGCTGAGTGTGAGGCATAAAAACAAGGACAGGAGGAGTCATTTCGGTGGATTTTACCAAGTATTATGATGATTTTATCGTCTATATTACCGATGTGGAAAAATGGATTGCATTCGGTAAAATCGCATTAAAAATTATTGTCATTCTGATTCTGGCAAAGATCATCGTGAGCGTTGCCAGTGCAGCCGTGAACCGGATATTCCAACAGCGTGAAGAGACAACATCAGGAAGATTAGATCGTTTTCGAATGGATACGCGCCGCAGCCAAACGATGCGGACACTGATTAACAATGTGATCAAATACACGATTTATTTTATTGCGTTTTTAAATGTGTTTACCTTTCTCGGCTATGACCCGAAGCCGCTTTTAGCAAGTGCAGGGGTGCTGGGATTAGCTATTGGTTTTGGAGCACAAAACCTTGTGCGGGATGTAATTACCGGTTTCTTCATTATTTTTGAAGATCAGTTTGCGGTTGGGGATGTTATTACTGTAAATAATGTAACCGGAACAGTACAGGAGATTGGTTTGCGGGTTACACGTATCAAGATTTGGACAGGAGAGGTATATATCGTTCCGAATGGCAACATTACAGAGGTGACGAACCTATCTGTAGCCAATTCGCTTGCGGTTGTTGATGTGAGCGTATCGTTAAATGAAAATATTAATGAAGTAATAAAATTACTAGAAGAATCAGCGCCAAGATGGCAGGAAGAGTACGACCAAATTG is a window of Aneurinibacillus sp. REN35 DNA encoding:
- a CDS encoding DUF554 domain-containing protein, which gives rise to MVLLGTVINAVAIIIGALLGSLLSGIKENMRVTVMQGIALAVFVLGLQMGMSSKNFLLVIASLVIGSILGEWWRIEERLQSVGTWLERRVGSKGKGSISTAFVTTTLVYCVGAMAILGSLDSGLRGDHQVLFTKAMLDGFSAIIFASALGIGVIFSAIPVFLYQGILSLSASFIYQIVDEKMLMLIVDEITATGGIMIMAIAINLLDLKKIRIANMLPALLIVSIGVPLIEKWPAIQRWIENIL
- the yyaC gene encoding spore protease YyaC, coding for MVNDNNTVQMYPPNPFRIDHSEEQATELLSQHLQQRIRVYRGHPELVVFCIGTDRSTGDALGPIVGSNLERLYPNNVSIYGTLDSPVHAVNLQETIDYVKKNHANPLIIAIDACLGQLNSVGKISVAHGPIKPGAGVKKQLPEVGTFHITGIVNIGGFMEYFVLQNTRLSVVMKMGEVIANSLYNAISQAKDSAPRYMHKLHANSFYHRATE
- a CDS encoding DUF3343 domain-containing protein encodes the protein MHTCILIAFDSTQQALRAEMLLEYADIDVDTRPTPKEITAGCALSIDIPAADFSVASRIIRDEKVEIKGYYHMVEGMYEPFVKQEEAECEA
- a CDS encoding mechanosensitive ion channel family protein; translation: MDFTKYYDDFIVYITDVEKWIAFGKIALKIIVILILAKIIVSVASAAVNRIFQQREETTSGRLDRFRMDTRRSQTMRTLINNVIKYTIYFIAFLNVFTFLGYDPKPLLASAGVLGLAIGFGAQNLVRDVITGFFIIFEDQFAVGDVITVNNVTGTVQEIGLRVTRIKIWTGEVYIVPNGNITEVTNLSVANSLAVVDVSVSLNENINEVIKLLEESAPRWQEEYDQIVAAPTVLGVERFGASDVVIRIIAECEPTQHFPVMRGLRADIKRMFDERGIEIPYPHMVMIPQRGENEQASSSNKDVKDSKASS